The following is a genomic window from Sorex araneus isolate mSorAra2 chromosome 10, mSorAra2.pri, whole genome shotgun sequence.
aattcaaatttaaattccAAGTATACACATTAAGCAGCTAGAAGATATGCCAAAATACTTTAAGACAACTCTTTAGAACTCGGACAGCATTTAACTAACAAATGACCACACATACATGCAAAAACTTACACTCTTTCATACACGTATATGCGCAAACTCACATTCACATGCATGCATATGAATGTGAATGCACATCCacccatacacaaacacatactacatgtacatagacatacatatacatgctcatacacacatacaacaaaCTCACAAACATCACACATACTGAAGTACAAGGTTTTACTTATTGTTTCTCACAACAGCCCAATCTCAAGGACAACATGGAAAATACAGCGAAAGCAACTATTTCTATATGTTTACTGTTTATATTTTGACTGCATTTAGTGTccacttttgttaaaaaaaaaacagttaaataaTTGTTGCCTTCTTGAGACTATGAAACTTCTTTATTGCTGAACCAAAGTCAAGTACTAATTTAGGATTGAATAGAGCAGATGCTCAGTAGATTTATATTAAGCAGATACCAGCAGTTGCCAAAAATATAACATTGTGATTGGCCAAATGAATTACCACACAGACAAGGAGCCTTTCTAAAGTTTGGCATAATGAGTCCGTCCTACTAAAAACCAGGTTTCACAAAAGATTtcacatgagtgtgtgtgcatgcacgaaTGTGTGAATGTTTGtttgtgcgtgtgcatgtatgaAAATGTGTGAGTTTGtggatatgtgtgcatgtgtgtgtgaaaatttgtgcatgtgtgtgcaggtatgagtgtgtgagtgtgcgcatGAATAGGTGTGTGAgtgcgtatatgtgtgtgtgaaacctATGTGTTGATTTGCTTCATGATATGGGTGCCACAGTTTGTGAAGCAAAATAACTGAGGATAACAGTAATGCCTTGAGGTGGAGGATGGACATAGGAAGGGCTGGGCCCCAACAGAAGACGCTAGGGGAGAACGGGGTGGTGTGCTCGTGTTTGGCCATCAGGGGGAGCCAGCCACTTTAGTAGAAACGCCTCCAACCGAAAAGCACCCCCAGCTAAAGAATTCTAAACCAGTTAAGTCTTAGAATCACTATTGATCCATGAAGTAAGGAGGGGGCAAAGTCTCCAAAAACAAATCTAAGAAAAACAGAGTTCCTAGATAGTTGCATGTTTTTTAGAGTTTAACACCTAGAATATTGTTCAGTTGGGCTATAACTAGCATTACATGTTCTCTGGCTGTTTGAACCAAGGAAACCAAATCAATTTGAGGGTGCCCAGTGTCCAGATACTCTACAGTGTTTCAAACAAAGGTTTGTAGTGACTCACAATCATTTACACGCTTGATTTAGAATAGCACTTAGTTAAATGGATGGCTGATTCAACAGAAGGCACTTACACAGAGAAGCTAAGGATTCTAGCGAAAAGGAGCATGaaagatcattttttttcaatGCATATATTAGATACTACACAGAATCCATATCCTCCATTTATTTAATGGGAACAGTGAGAACAGTTCTTCTGTTTCTTTGGATAACTCCACCTTAGTCTATAGTAACTTAGTAACTTCACTCTCTTGATggtgacaaacaaacaaaccaagaatCTCTCTTAGTTGAAGTGATAATAATCTAATCAGATgatgacaaataaaatattaagttgtTCAGTCCTTCAACTAAAGTTTAGGAAGCCATACCAGTGATCCTATAAGTCAGGTATACAATCAACTAAATATAATAaacaatgctattttttttttttgcttttttgggtcacacctggcgatgcacaggggttactcctggttctgcactcaggaattacccctggccgtgctcaggggaccatatgggatgctgggatttgaacccgggtcggccacgtgcaaggcaaacgccctacccgctgtgctatctctccagccccaacaatgctatttttattatttcaaagaaagaaactatttCAGAATGTTCTCTTTGTAATTTTGCAGTTTGCAGTTTGTAACTTTTATGAATGGCATTTCAATAGGGAAAAGATGTGAAACTGGAGTCCCAAAGGACACAACTTAAACAGAAATcaaccaaaaaaaatagaagtagtcGAACTTGCTAATTTTTGTATCTAACTAAAGGGCTGTCCTCAATAAGGAGCCCTGTACCATGACCTGTAACTGGAGCTAGAGTAATTTAATAGAACGTAATATAAATACATCTAAGTTTAATACAATAGAAATTCAAGTCTAACTGCCCAGCAGTTAAATCTCCAGGACCATGAGTAGCACACCTGGTCTGCCATAACTATCACTACCTCACCTTTCTACCCAACTTCAGGAAACTGGAGTAGTAGACTAAATCTAAACACGGCCATGAAAAAAAAGATTTGACCTGAATCACAGAAGCAATTAAACTAATATTGCACTGGACTGTCTTTGTTTTGGGCATGTGTTTAtaggggctttgccttgcacatggctgacccaggttcaattcctctgtccctcttggagagcctggcaagctacctgtggtgtatagtaacaacaagtctctcaatggagatgttactggtgctcgctcgagtaaatcgatgagcaacgggatgacagtgatacagtgatgtttttatAGAAATGTGATCTCTCTTATCCTTATCCACAGTTGGTGGGATGTTGTTTGCttcagcttctatggaaaatagtTTGGAAATTTCTCATTTAAGTAAGaacagaacttccatatgatctagcaattccacttcatTCAGCTACCCGCAAAACACTTAAGTATTAATTCAAAAATTTCTATGCcatctatattcattgcagtacttagtacaattgctaggatatggaaacaaccaaaaggTACATGACAGATAAggatatttttgtatataaatttattttttatttttgattaaaaaaattattgtaatgCCATTTACCTAATCAATCACACTGAGACCATCTTAGGCAGAAACACAAAGAGATTTAGTTCATTATTTTACTTCCATGGACCATAATTAAACAATCACCTGAAACTGCAGCCCAAGCAGAGAAACAATCCACTTTATAGAGGAAGATTCCTGGCAATATAGCACATTTGTGAGACAAATGGCAGAAGAGCAAAAGAATGGATTTTCTCAGCTGATGTCTTTATGATAATACTTTGACATAGATTGAGTCAGGAAAGGCATAATATGAAACTTAGAAGGGCCCCTGTTTCTGGGCATCTTGGTGATggatactttttcttttaagttctatATTGACATACACTGATGATACTAATTGTTTCTGTGCCCCCCCACTACTTGCCTAGGTAACCAGGTTGATCTGGCTCCCCTGTTCTTCTCTGGTCAGCTTTGTGATTTATTACTCATTCATCTTTGTCCAGTTCCCAGAATGGGTCACTCAGAGTTTCTGCCTCTAGCTACCTGCTTATGTTTCAAATTTTTCTACCACTACAACAAAACATCAAGATAAGACATTTATTTCTCAAGAAGTACAGAAGAGGGGGCCCAAGCAacagcataatgggtagggcatttcctgtGCACATAGCTGACTGATCAGGGTTCAATGTCCCACACCCCAGCTGTTCCTCTAagccctccagaaatgatccgcacagagccagaagtgatccctgcacaaagccagaaataagccctgaacaatgctgacatggccccaaaacataccaAAAGAAGTACAGGGAGAGCAGAGCAAAAATTGCAATTTAACCCTCACATATCACCATAGagacatagatatagataaaatgctatgcagctataatataaacaaaagtgaaatcaggccatttgctgcaatgtggatgcaACTGAAAGGTATTATGCTATGTCAGAGgaggacaaataccaaatgatctcactcacctgTGTAATACGTAGGACGaaacaagagaaaagagaatatGGAAGAATGACAAATTCTTGACCCTGGTAATACTTATTACCAAACCTTAGAGAAAGAGATGGGAGAAAATATGACTAGACTAGAGGTGACATATGGACAGTGAAGGAATACGGGCAAATTAGTGATGGCTGAGTGCAgcaactttgtatatcaataccataaactttgGCAATAATGTAATCATATAACCTaaactacaattttaaaaaattgagaaatatgttccactgaagagatagtacagaatatAGGGCACTTGTATTATGTATGtcccatccaggttcaatccccaagttCTGctatgagtgatttctgagcccaagaaccaggagtaactctgagcatcactggatttgacccccaacaaaaaaacaaatttctttttaaaaaatatagtcacTTTTACCTTATTAATTAATTCCTCATTGCTTTTGGTGACAGACAAAACTGCAGCACCAAATAACATATCCCACTTTTTTAGTGAAACAAAACAGGTTTTAGTTGAAAGAAATTTAGGGAAGtgtgagaagagaaaaagagagatacgtgttcaagagagaacaaagatTTCTCCAGAGTGTAAAGCTGACCCCACATATTTCAGGTGATGTTTCTCTAAGATTATGCTTTTAAAAGGtataattagaaatatttgagttttttaaaaaatacttttatgaacatgaaaaataaagaaaatagaggaatgagaagagaaggaaagaagaaaagaaggaagcaaggaaggaagcaagaaaagaagggaggaaggaaggaaggaaggaaggaaggaaggaaggaaggaaggaaggaaggaaggaaggaaggaaggaaggaaggaaggaaggaaggaaggaagaaaggaaggaaggaaggaaggaaggaaggaaggaaggaaggaaggaaggaaggaaggaaggaaggaaggaaggaaggagagaaaacagCAGTCTAAAAAGTAATTAGCACTTTAGCACTTGTTGGTGCTTAAATACTTGATAAATGCAAGAATGAATTACTTGGGAATTATATTTTTAGaaggattaaaattaaattttttaagtgttgGGTGCTTTTCTtaacacagccaatccaggtagaatccctggtaccccatatggttctcagaaCCCTGCCAAGATTGATCCCAATGCAAATCCAGGATTGAGTCCTAAGTACCacctgagtgtggcctaaaaaagaaAGTACtccatattattttaattctcttcaATGCATACATGACATTCCTTAGAAAATACTAAATAGTGACATTAACAGTTATAAATACTTCTTTGATCTCTTTCCCTGGTAATACACTTCCTTTTTGGATTAAAAGCAAGCTATCAGAAATCTCTATTCTCACTTTCACGTATAAACATTCtgttttctagaaaattttaTGAGATCAAACTCTTAGGATTGCTGTGCTTACTTACACAATGGCTCAATCTCTGCCTCAAGCTGTGAAAATCTTCCACAAAGTGTATTTCTTCATAAACTTGTAACTGACGTTTACCAAAAACATCTTCCATGAAGAAGGATAGAAGTTGCTCTTGGAATACacaatttttctataaataaaatataataaattgcaGGAAGACCATAAATAACTTTCATAAAATGTCACTGAAAGAAGCATCCTCCCGGTTATTATTTAATGCCCATctggaaaaatttaaatacaggAAAACAGAAACAACCAACAAGTAGaaatatgaagagaaagaaaaaaccctCTGGCTTACCAAAAATagctttttagttttcttttttaataatcgTATCTTTTTAATGCGGTCCTCCtacaataaaatgaagaaaaataagctTGTTCTATACAGAACTACAAATGCCTGTTCTGAGCATTCTAAGCAGAAACTTGTACTTACTGGAATTGTTGCTTTGAGCCAGGCTGCCTTGATATAGAGCAAATCAACAGCTTTGGATAGTGTTCCCTTTGGGTGACAAGTTTTGGCAAAGGAAGATCGCTTGTGCGTGGCAATGGCAAAAGACAAAATGACTAACAGCAACCCAGACCTCAAAATGCAATGAACcctcatctccctccaccccaggctGGCTCCTCACTCAAAGCAGACAATTACTTGATGAGTTGCTTAGATGAGAGGATAACCTACTTACTTTAACCTTCAACGCCGCCTCTCCAATGAGATGCTATCAAAGCTATCTTACACTTTATATAGAGGGAGATCATTCTGGCTGTTCTATATTTTGAGCTtgctttatgataaaaaaaaaaatgttaaccatACCATCTGTGTCATTAGGTTAAAGCTCAAGTTTACAGGAACATTAGAGCCCATTCCCCAGCCACTTCCCCTAGCCAGTTGCATATCATAACAGATTTTATCATTCAAATGTCATGACATGCAAATAAGAGATTGATGTCCATggactattattttttaactgcCATATGGATTAAAAAATATCCTCTACTAAGGAGCCCAGAAAAATGTAACTGAAAAGTAGTGAAACCTACTTTTGATCAGATATGAATTTGACATTTATCCCTTGCCAAAGTCTTCTCCAGCCACAAGCGCCTCACTGGCTCCTCCAGCCTTCAGAGCTTTGGGCCTGAAATTGTATCAAGAcccatgaaaaaaaatttcaattgttCTCAAGAACTTTCTCAACTCAGAAATTGTAATTCCTTCAACCcattcaatatttattgagaagtgagcaatggactggagcgatagcacagtgggtagagcatttgcctcgcatgtggctatcccaggttcaatccctccgcccctctctggagagcccagcaagctaccaagcgtctcttgcctacacagcagagcctggcaagctacccgtggcatatttgatattcaaaaaacagtaacaacaaatctcacttagagacgttactggtgcccgctcgagcaaatcgatgagcaacgggatgatggtgatacagtgaacagTGGAATAAAGGTCTACAGCTTCATTAGTTTTCTGTCATCATTTTCCAAGTTGACACTTCAGACCTCTCATCCTATTATTAGATTTCCAAGAAAGTGTGAATTTCTAAAGGAAAATGAACTTGCCCTATATTTTCATCTTTGACTACTCAACACTCAACACATTTCGTGGTGCTTCATGTAAAGATGCTCATACagtattcatttaataaatactcCCTTTCCTGTATCATGAACTGCTACTATTTTACACATTCCATTGTTAAATGTTTAGCAAAATTCTACCTATACAAAGAATGATATTAggggccgccgagatgtgatcccgggagcTGCA
Proteins encoded in this region:
- the IL26 gene encoding interleukin-26, with product MRVHCILRSGLLLVILSFAIATHKRSSFAKTCHPKGTLSKAVDLLYIKAAWLKATIPEDRIKKIRLLKKKTKKLFLKNCVFQEQLLSFFMEDVFGKRQLQVYEEIHFVEDFHSLRQRLSHCFSCASSTREMKPITRMKRKFYGIGNKGIYKAISELDILLSWIKKFLQSVK